In Akkermansia muciniphila, one DNA window encodes the following:
- a CDS encoding metal ABC transporter substrate-binding protein encodes MLIPFLCLLGLFCSLQAQDAPILKIAALHPVLGDMARSIGGSRVQVADLLRPNGNLHSFEPAPQDIAAAGQARLVLASGKNLEPYLPKLKDALGGNVQILDLGASVPDVPVEEDTADHDHEHDGDCCAHGPNDPHWWHTPANMKRAARTLAATLTRLDPAHEQDYKAGLARWNRKMDQLSSWARKELADIPEKDRVLVTGHAAMNHFCREFGFRSISIQGISREDEGNSAQLASTLNKLRSAEVKALFPEYSSNPKSLTEIAKSLNIPVARPINTDGLAPEGHTFESMFRQNTGIIKEALAPSPRP; translated from the coding sequence ATGTTGATTCCTTTTCTGTGTCTTCTGGGCCTGTTCTGTTCTCTTCAGGCCCAGGATGCCCCAATATTGAAAATCGCGGCTCTGCACCCCGTTCTGGGAGACATGGCCCGCTCCATTGGCGGCAGCCGCGTGCAGGTGGCGGACCTGCTGCGCCCCAACGGCAACCTGCACAGTTTTGAACCCGCGCCGCAGGATATTGCCGCCGCGGGACAGGCGCGCCTGGTGCTGGCCTCCGGCAAAAACCTGGAGCCGTACCTTCCCAAATTAAAGGACGCCCTGGGAGGCAATGTGCAAATTCTGGATCTTGGAGCCTCCGTTCCGGACGTTCCCGTGGAAGAAGACACCGCAGACCATGACCACGAACACGACGGAGACTGCTGCGCCCACGGCCCCAACGACCCCCACTGGTGGCACACCCCGGCCAATATGAAACGCGCCGCCCGCACCCTGGCCGCAACGCTCACGCGGCTGGACCCGGCCCATGAACAGGACTACAAAGCCGGCCTGGCCCGGTGGAACAGAAAGATGGACCAGCTTTCCTCCTGGGCCAGAAAGGAGCTTGCGGACATTCCGGAAAAGGACCGCGTCCTGGTTACGGGGCATGCGGCCATGAACCATTTCTGCCGGGAATTCGGCTTCCGCAGCATCAGCATCCAGGGAATAAGCCGTGAAGACGAAGGCAACTCCGCCCAGCTGGCCTCCACGCTGAACAAGCTGAGGTCCGCCGAGGTCAAGGCCCTGTTCCCGGAATACTCATCCAACCCCAAGAGCCTTACGGAAATCGCCAAATCCCTGAACATCCCCGTTGCCAGGCCAATCAATACCGACGGGCTGGCCCCTGAAGGCCACACGTTCGAATCCATGTTCAGACAAAACACAGGCATCATCAAGGAAGCCCTTGCCCCGTCTCCCAGACCATGA
- a CDS encoding metal ABC transporter ATP-binding protein produces MNSPAPPCTRDHICWGAHAIHPDRHRLEVDSLSVYYGSLLALNGISFSITCGHTLALMGPNGAGKSTLIKALAGLIRPDSGKILWNGRPLHDTPGEIAYLPQRSDVDWSFPITVRALVEMGRYPSLGLWKKFGRHDRDIVEKSLHALGMESLADRQISELSGGQQQRAFLARALAQEAHVLLLDEPFTGLDAPASQSLGRLLDSLAAEGRLVIASHHDLNTAADIFDAILLMNRELAAFGPPKEVLSPARIREIYGMDPQPETQAS; encoded by the coding sequence ATGAACAGCCCAGCCCCACCCTGCACCCGGGATCACATCTGCTGGGGCGCGCACGCCATCCACCCGGACCGCCATCGCCTGGAAGTGGACAGCCTCAGCGTTTATTATGGTAGTCTTCTTGCGCTCAACGGCATCAGCTTTTCCATCACCTGCGGACACACGCTGGCTCTGATGGGTCCCAACGGCGCAGGAAAATCCACGCTGATCAAGGCTCTGGCCGGGCTGATCCGCCCCGATTCCGGAAAAATCCTGTGGAACGGACGCCCCCTGCACGACACGCCGGGAGAAATAGCCTACCTGCCCCAACGTTCCGACGTTGACTGGTCCTTCCCCATCACCGTCCGCGCGCTGGTGGAAATGGGGCGTTATCCTTCCCTGGGCCTGTGGAAAAAATTCGGGAGGCATGACCGGGATATTGTGGAAAAGTCCCTTCACGCTCTCGGTATGGAATCCCTGGCGGACCGCCAGATTTCAGAACTTTCCGGCGGCCAGCAGCAGCGGGCCTTTCTGGCGCGGGCTCTGGCGCAGGAGGCCCATGTCCTCCTGCTGGACGAACCCTTCACGGGCCTGGACGCTCCCGCCAGCCAGTCCCTGGGAAGGCTGCTGGATTCCCTGGCGGCGGAAGGGCGTCTGGTCATCGCCTCCCATCACGACTTGAATACGGCGGCGGATATCTTCGATGCCATCCTGCTGATGAACCGGGAGCTGGCCGCTTTCGGCCCCCCGAAGGAAGTGCTTTCCCCCGCACGCATCCGGGAGATATACGGAATGGACCCCCAACCGGAAACCCAAGCTTCATGA